AAATTACTAACCGCTTTTCTTATTCTGTTGGAGTCTTAATTTCACAAAACGACGAAAGACAACCAATCGACTTAAATTTTAAAGGAGTAAATGTAACTCAAGAAAATAGGCGAAATATGATTTCGGCGCATATTCAAAATACATCAGCAAGAATTATTAATGGTTTGAGCGTAGATACTAGAATTTATCGAGAGAATCAAGAAAATCCACTTTTTCATCGAGAGGCTAACGATTTAAGAATGGCGCCAAATTCAAATTTTAATTTCGGGGTTGAAACAAATAATCAGCCGTTACGAGCAGGTCGATATACAATGAGCACAAAAGCACAAATACAAGATGAGGTATGGGAATGGAGTGAAGAGTTTGAAATCACAGCAGATCAAGCACGAGAGCTAAACTCAACTGCAGTTGATCTTGAAACAAATAATATGCGTTTGTATTTTTATATTGCATTAGGTGTGATTATTTTATTAGCGATTTCGTTAGTGATTCTTATTCTTGTTTGGAAAAAACGCTCAAAAGCTAAAAATTAAACTTGTAAGAGTTAGGTCTAATTAAACAAGCTATCTCTCCCCATAGAATTAACTAATTCTATGGGGAGAGATAGCTTGTTTTTTATTTCAAATAGACTAATGGCTAATGTTATGCAATAAAGCAAGTAATTCAACCCATTCTGAATTTAGTGGGATATCTGATAATCGAAAGAGTTCAGATTCTGTTAACTCTTCAAAAGGTGTTAAATTATAAACACATAAATCTATATCTAGTTGCTCTAACAATGCGTTATTCAAAGGGCGGTTAAAAATAAAAACAGCTTCCATTCCTCGAGGGACGCACTGTAAAGCAAGGACTTTATAGTACGTAATGGACGAAGGTTCACCGGTTAGTGCAAACAGTATTTTTTTCTTATTTTGCACTTGAGATTCAGTTAATAAAGTTAGGCTAATCGCCACGTCATAACTATTGTTGAATGTAGAATAATTATCGAGAATTTCTAGCCACGTATCTAGTGTGTCTCTATGATTAGTTTCAACAATTTTCTTTAGTCTGTTATGATTTAATTGAAATAAAGGTGAAAGCTCTGTTAAAGAAGTTAAATTAGATAAAAAAGCTTGCAGAATCGCTTTTAAATTTATATTTAAACAAATATCTAAATTTGCTAACTGTAGAAAAGTAGTTGTTAGATGGTCAAATTCTTGTAATGTATCAAAAACATCATCCGTGAAAAAAGGTTTATCTTTTTCATAGATAATGGCATCTAGCCGAGTAAGATAAGCAAATACAAGTTCTTCTTCAGACAAGTCTAACGAAAAATTTATTTTTCTGAAATGTAGCCGTACAGCAGCTTCAAATTTTAAAAAACTTGGTTTATATTTATATTTTTCAATCAATTTTTGCTCTAGATTAATTTTATGCCCTAGTGTAATTCGTTGTTCAAAAATAGTTAGCCAACTAACGATTCTAGAGTAATCCACATTTAAAACCAATCCATAAGAAGTAGATATTTTCTTAAGAGTATCATGGATAAAATTAAACTGATTGTCTCTTACAGAAAGTGAACTACTTTCATGGGAATAACGAAAATATTGGAAATAAAAGTAGCGAATGTTGATTTCCTTTCCAATAATATCAACGGGGTTCATAGTCAAAACCAAATCATATTCAGCTAGAACATCTTTTAAAATAGTTAAAAATTTTCTTAATGTTGACTCAGAAATATAAAGACTTTCAGCATAATCCTCGATACTTTCTTTTTTTCCTTGGAAAATTTGTTCAATGACATAAAATAGCGGATTGTCTCGAGCAAGTAAATCAATATAGCTTGTAATCACATTACTAGTTGCCTTTTTTTTTAAAGAAGGTAAAAAATTGTGCGTGATAAGTTCAATATCATTTGGAAACATTTCAATGAGATGGGAAATATCTTGTTGGACAGTTCCTTTAGTAGATTGGCAAGCAATCCAAAGACTCTCTAAAGGAATTGGTGTAGAAGATTCTGAAAGCATAGAAAGGATGGTCGTTTTTCTTCTAACGGATTTTGAAACAAGTAATTTATACCCTAAGTCATTCATAGATAGTCCCTCCAGTAGTTAATAAATATATAGTAACAGTTAATTATTTAAATGGCAATGTGAGAAGAAAAACGTCTATGGCTTAAAAAACCTCACGTTTTTGATTTGAATTATTATCTATTAGAAAAAAAGTAACTGTTACATTATTAAAAGATGGTTTTTTGATGATAAAAGTATTAGAAAGTGTAGCTTTAAATCGATATGAAAGGAAAAAATCTATTTTAGAAAGCCTTATCAATCTTATTAAATTAAACTTTGTAGCTATTCCTATTTTTTATAAAAAAAGCGAATTGCTATAGATTATTTAACTGGATATACTAGTATTTGTAAGTCATAGATAACTTGAATGTACTTTAATATAAAGGTATGTACAGAAGAAAAGTGATGGCAGCACTTGGTTATCTATGCTGGGTATACCATGTACTCAGTACTTTACAATGAACGAGTGAAGGAAGTAAAAAGATCGTCCAAATAAAAGAATATAGGGAGAGAAATGTATGTTAAGAAAAAATTTAAGTATCGCATTAGTAGCTACAACAGTATTAGGAATGGGAGCAACAACTCGAATGGCTTCAGCAGTTGAGTATAACGGAGCGACCAATGCAACAACAGATGTTCAAGCAGAAATTAAATTGCCAGATTCAACTGAGATTGAAATTCCGCCAGTAGATCCAGAAAATCCAGTCCCACCAGAGATTGAGACGAACCCTGATTTAGGAGACGGTTTAGCAATTAACTATGTATCAGATTTAAACTTTGGAACTGCAGACTTTAATCAAACAGCTGGACAAACTTTAGTTGCTAATCCGGACTCGGTTGGTGGTGTTGAATTTCCTAATATGGTAACTATTACAGATATCCGAAATGAGGATACACGTAATGGCTGGGAATTAACGGTAACTCAGGATGCGGATTTATTTAGTGGTGGAATCATCAAAATGAATCCTACTGTAAATCAAGCAAACACAAACGGTGTAACAGCAGCAACTCAATTATCACTAAATAATCAAGCACAACGATTTGCGTCTGCTAACAATTCAAATCCAGGACAAGCAGGAACAACATCGATTGGAATGGGAGAAGTATCATTGGAAATTCCCGCAGGAACAGGTGTAGGATCATATGATTCCACGTTAACTTGGAATTTAGTTGATGGCCCAGTGGCGCCTCCAGTATAGTGGAATTCTACTGATAATAATAGTAATGACAGTAGTTAGAGAGTCGGTAGGTACTCTCTAACTTTATACCTAGAAGAAGGAGTGGGAAT
This Carnobacterium maltaromaticum DSM 20342 DNA region includes the following protein-coding sequences:
- a CDS encoding DUF916 and DUF3324 domain-containing protein: MKNSFLLVVTILTISLSLVVQPFTVTANSADFSVKAILPENQRTANISYFDVKLLPKEEMTFQVEIENHSEATKTYEIKLNAATTNMNGVINYGEPGEDEERDSSLKINFGEIANTEPLVSIEAGAKKNISIHVSMPNEVIDGVILGGITIFEAEEIGEKKEQITNRFSYSVGVLISQNDERQPIDLNFKGVNVTQENRRNMISAHIQNTSARIINGLSVDTRIYRENQENPLFHREANDLRMAPNSNFNFGVETNNQPLRAGRYTMSTKAQIQDEVWEWSEEFEITADQARELNSTAVDLETNNMRLYFYIALGVIILLAISLVILILVWKKRSKAKN
- a CDS encoding helix-turn-helix domain-containing protein, which translates into the protein MNDLGYKLLVSKSVRRKTTILSMLSESSTPIPLESLWIACQSTKGTVQQDISHLIEMFPNDIELITHNFLPSLKKKATSNVITSYIDLLARDNPLFYVIEQIFQGKKESIEDYAESLYISESTLRKFLTILKDVLAEYDLVLTMNPVDIIGKEINIRYFYFQYFRYSHESSSLSVRDNQFNFIHDTLKKISTSYGLVLNVDYSRIVSWLTIFEQRITLGHKINLEQKLIEKYKYKPSFLKFEAAVRLHFRKINFSLDLSEEELVFAYLTRLDAIIYEKDKPFFTDDVFDTLQEFDHLTTTFLQLANLDICLNINLKAILQAFLSNLTSLTELSPLFQLNHNRLKKIVETNHRDTLDTWLEILDNYSTFNNSYDVAISLTLLTESQVQNKKKILFALTGEPSSITYYKVLALQCVPRGMEAVFIFNRPLNNALLEQLDIDLCVYNLTPFEELTESELFRLSDIPLNSEWVELLALLHNISH
- a CDS encoding WxL domain-containing protein, giving the protein MLRKNLSIALVATTVLGMGATTRMASAVEYNGATNATTDVQAEIKLPDSTEIEIPPVDPENPVPPEIETNPDLGDGLAINYVSDLNFGTADFNQTAGQTLVANPDSVGGVEFPNMVTITDIRNEDTRNGWELTVTQDADLFSGGIIKMNPTVNQANTNGVTAATQLSLNNQAQRFASANNSNPGQAGTTSIGMGEVSLEIPAGTGVGSYDSTLTWNLVDGPVAPPV